A portion of the Mycobacterium paraseoulense genome contains these proteins:
- a CDS encoding sulfate/molybdate ABC transporter ATP-binding protein, producing MTDNNTRPGDHAIVVRNANKRYGDFVALDNVDFVVPSGSLTALLGPSGSGKSTLLRAIAGLDQPDSGTITINGEDVTRVPPQRRGIGFVFQHYAAFKHLTVRDNVAYGLKIRKRPKAEVKAKVDNLLEVVGLSGFQNRYPNQLSGGQRQRMALARALAVDPQVLLLDEPFGALDAKVREDLRAWLRRLHDEVHVTTVLVTHDQAEALDVADRIAVLNHGRIEQVGSPTEVYDAPASAFVMSFLGAVSTLNGNLVRPHDIRVGRNPEMAIAGGDGTAESIGVVRATVDRVVVLGFEVRVELTSAATGGAFTAQITRGDAEALALREGDTVYVRATRIPSLAVDATAGGGGPAGAGEDEATLTSA from the coding sequence ATGACCGACAACAACACCCGCCCCGGCGACCACGCCATCGTCGTGCGCAACGCCAACAAGCGCTACGGCGACTTCGTGGCCCTGGACAATGTCGACTTCGTCGTGCCCTCCGGCTCGCTGACGGCGCTGTTGGGGCCCAGCGGTTCCGGCAAGTCAACCCTGCTGCGTGCCATAGCCGGGCTGGACCAGCCCGACAGCGGAACGATCACGATCAACGGCGAAGACGTCACACGGGTGCCGCCGCAGCGGCGGGGCATCGGGTTCGTGTTTCAGCACTATGCCGCGTTCAAGCACTTGACGGTCCGTGACAACGTGGCCTACGGATTGAAGATCCGTAAACGGCCCAAAGCGGAGGTCAAGGCCAAGGTCGACAATCTGCTGGAAGTGGTGGGGCTGAGCGGGTTTCAGAACCGCTACCCCAATCAACTCTCCGGCGGCCAACGACAGCGAATGGCGTTGGCACGGGCGTTGGCGGTCGACCCGCAGGTGCTGTTGCTCGACGAGCCGTTCGGCGCGCTCGACGCCAAGGTGCGCGAGGACCTGCGCGCGTGGTTGCGCCGCCTGCATGACGAGGTGCACGTCACCACCGTCCTGGTCACCCACGACCAGGCGGAGGCGCTGGACGTGGCCGACCGGATCGCGGTGCTCAATCACGGTCGTATCGAGCAGGTGGGATCGCCGACCGAGGTCTACGACGCCCCGGCGAGCGCCTTTGTGATGTCGTTCCTCGGGGCGGTGTCCACCCTGAACGGGAATCTGGTTCGCCCGCACGACATCCGGGTGGGCCGCAACCCCGAGATGGCCATCGCAGGCGGTGATGGCACCGCGGAGTCGATCGGGGTGGTGCGCGCCACCGTCGACCGCGTGGTGGTGCTCGGTTTCGAGGTGCGGGTGGAGTTGACCAGCGCCGCCACCGGAGGGGCCTTCACGGCGCAGATCACCCGCGGCGATGCCGAGGCGCTGGCCTTGCGTGAGGGCGACACCGTTTACGTGCGCGCGACCCGAATTCCGTCCCTCGCCGTCGACGCGACGGCGGGTGGCGGCGGACCGGCCGGCGCCGGCGAGGACGAAGCCACGCTGACGTCGGCATAA
- a CDS encoding Ms4527A family Cys-rich leader peptide yields the protein MARRHIDLKRVCSCCCLP from the coding sequence GTGGCGCGGCGGCACATTGATCTCAAGCGCGTTTGCAGCTGTTGCTGTCTTCCTTGA
- a CDS encoding glycoside hydrolase family 15 protein translates to MVLHAQPDDQPADAMPEEAFEAAPAVLPSPIDFSAPAPLASSGALRNPFPPIADYAFLSDWETTCLISPAGSVEWLCVPRPDSPSVFGAILDRSAGHFRLGPYGVSVPSARRYLPGSLIMETTWQTHTGWLIVRDALVMGPWHDIERRSRTHRRTPMDWDAEHILLRTVRCVSGTVELMMSCEPAFDYHRVGATWEYSANAYGEAIARAAKQPDAHPTLRLTTNLRIGLEGREARARTRMKEGDDVFVALSWTKHPAPQTYEEAADKMWQTTECWRQWINIGNFPDHPWRAYLQRSALTLKGLTYSPTGALLAAATTSLPETPQGERNWDYRYAWVRDSTFALWGLYTLGLDREADDFFAFIADVSGANSNERHPLQVMYGVGGERSLVEEELHHLSGYDHARPVRIGNGAYDQVQHDIWGSILDSFYLHCKSREQIPESLWPVLKKQVEEAIKHWREPDRGIWEVRGEPQHFTSSKVMCWVALDRGAKLAERQGEKSYAQQWRAIAEEIKDDILQNGVDSRGVFTQRYGSDALDASLLLVVLTRFLPPDDPRVRNTVLAIADELTSEGLVLRYRVEQTDDGLSGEEGTFTICSFWLVSALVEIGEVARAKRLCERLLSYASPLHLYAEEIEPRTGRHLGNFPQAFTHLALINAVVHVIRAEEEADGSGMFQPANAPM, encoded by the coding sequence ATGGTCCTGCACGCCCAGCCCGATGATCAGCCCGCCGACGCCATGCCCGAGGAGGCATTCGAAGCGGCTCCGGCGGTCTTGCCTTCGCCCATCGACTTCAGCGCACCGGCGCCGCTGGCTTCCAGCGGGGCACTGCGGAACCCGTTTCCGCCGATCGCCGATTACGCCTTTCTGTCGGACTGGGAGACGACGTGCCTCATCTCCCCCGCGGGATCCGTCGAATGGCTGTGCGTGCCGCGGCCCGACTCCCCCAGCGTGTTCGGTGCCATCCTCGACCGCAGCGCCGGCCACTTCCGGCTCGGCCCCTACGGCGTCTCGGTGCCCTCGGCCCGCCGCTACCTGCCCGGCAGCCTCATCATGGAGACCACCTGGCAAACCCACACCGGGTGGTTGATCGTGCGCGACGCGCTGGTGATGGGGCCGTGGCACGACATCGAGCGCCGATCGCGGACCCACCGCCGCACGCCGATGGATTGGGACGCCGAGCACATCCTGCTGCGCACGGTGCGCTGCGTCAGCGGAACCGTCGAGCTGATGATGAGCTGCGAGCCCGCCTTCGACTACCACCGCGTCGGGGCCACCTGGGAGTACTCGGCCAACGCGTACGGTGAGGCCATCGCGCGGGCCGCCAAGCAGCCCGACGCCCACCCGACCCTGCGGCTCACCACCAATCTGCGGATCGGGCTGGAGGGCCGCGAGGCGCGCGCACGCACGCGGATGAAAGAGGGCGACGATGTGTTCGTCGCCCTGAGCTGGACCAAGCACCCGGCGCCGCAGACCTACGAAGAGGCCGCGGACAAGATGTGGCAGACCACCGAGTGCTGGCGGCAGTGGATCAACATCGGCAACTTCCCCGACCACCCGTGGCGGGCCTACCTGCAACGCAGCGCACTCACGTTGAAAGGGCTGACCTACTCTCCCACCGGGGCGCTGCTGGCGGCCGCCACCACCTCGCTGCCGGAAACGCCGCAGGGCGAACGCAATTGGGACTACCGCTACGCGTGGGTGCGTGACTCGACGTTCGCGTTGTGGGGCCTCTACACGCTGGGACTGGACCGGGAGGCCGACGACTTCTTCGCGTTCATCGCCGACGTCTCGGGCGCCAACAGCAACGAGCGGCACCCGCTGCAGGTGATGTACGGCGTGGGCGGCGAACGCAGCCTGGTCGAAGAGGAGCTGCACCACCTGTCCGGCTATGACCATGCCCGCCCGGTGCGCATCGGCAACGGTGCCTACGACCAGGTCCAGCACGACATCTGGGGCTCGATCCTCGATTCGTTCTACCTGCATTGCAAATCCCGCGAGCAGATCCCGGAGAGCTTGTGGCCGGTGCTGAAGAAGCAGGTGGAAGAGGCGATCAAGCATTGGCGCGAGCCCGACCGGGGCATCTGGGAGGTCCGGGGCGAACCGCAGCACTTCACCTCGTCGAAGGTGATGTGCTGGGTCGCGCTCGACCGCGGCGCGAAGCTGGCCGAGCGCCAGGGCGAGAAGAGCTACGCCCAGCAGTGGCGGGCCATCGCCGAGGAGATCAAGGACGACATCCTGCAAAACGGGGTGGATTCCCGCGGGGTGTTCACCCAGCGTTACGGCAGCGACGCGCTGGACGCCTCGCTGCTGCTGGTGGTGCTGACCCGGTTCCTGCCCCCGGACGACCCCCGGGTGCGCAACACCGTGCTGGCCATCGCCGACGAGCTGACCTCCGAAGGCCTGGTGCTGCGCTACCGGGTCGAACAGACCGACGACGGGCTGTCCGGGGAGGAAGGCACATTCACGATCTGCTCGTTCTGGCTGGTGTCGGCGCTGGTGGAGATCGGCGAGGTGGCGCGCGCCAAGCGCTTGTGCGAGCGGCTGCTGTCCTATGCCAGCCCGTTGCACCTCTACGCCGAGGAGATCGAGCCGCGCACCGGCCGGCACCTGGGCAACTTCCCGCAGGCGTTCACCCACCTGGCGCTGATCAACGCGGTCGTGCACGTGATCCGCGCCGAGGAGGAAGCCGACGGCTCCGGGATGTTCCAGCCCGCCAACGCCCCGATGTAG
- a CDS encoding sulfate ABC transporter substrate-binding protein has product MLNDIALRWRPVATVALIAAVVAGCSGGASDVVGGSGPTNARTSITLVAYSVPEPGWSAVIPAFNAADEGKGVQVIASYGASGDQSRGVLDGKPADVVNFSVEPDISRLVKAGKVSKDWNTDATKGIPFGSVVTLVVRKGNPKNIKDWDDLLRPGVQVITPSPLSSGSAKWNLLAPYAVKSEGGSNTQAGVDFISKLVHEHVKLRPGSGREATDVFVQGSGDVLISYENEAIATERAGKPVEHINPSQTFKIENPVAVVSTSPHLDAAVAFKNFQYTATAQKVWAQAGFRPVDPAVAAEFRGQFPLPAKLWTIGDLGGWQAADPQLFDKTTGSITKIYMQATG; this is encoded by the coding sequence ATGCTCAACGACATCGCCCTACGGTGGCGGCCGGTGGCCACGGTTGCCCTGATCGCCGCGGTCGTGGCGGGGTGTAGCGGCGGGGCCAGTGACGTCGTCGGCGGTTCCGGGCCGACCAACGCGCGCACCAGCATCACGCTGGTCGCCTATTCGGTCCCGGAACCGGGCTGGAGCGCGGTTATCCCGGCGTTCAATGCCGCCGACGAGGGCAAGGGCGTGCAGGTGATCGCCTCCTACGGCGCCTCGGGCGACCAATCACGGGGGGTCCTCGACGGCAAGCCGGCCGACGTCGTGAACTTCTCCGTCGAACCGGACATCTCCCGGCTGGTGAAGGCCGGCAAGGTATCCAAAGATTGGAATACCGACGCCACCAAGGGAATTCCCTTCGGGTCGGTGGTAACTCTGGTGGTGCGTAAGGGCAACCCCAAGAACATCAAGGATTGGGACGACCTGCTGCGGCCGGGGGTTCAGGTCATCACTCCCAGTCCGCTGAGCTCGGGGTCGGCCAAGTGGAATCTGCTGGCACCCTATGCGGTTAAGAGCGAAGGTGGCAGCAACACCCAGGCCGGCGTCGACTTCATCAGCAAGTTGGTGCACGAGCACGTCAAATTGCGTCCCGGTTCGGGGCGGGAGGCCACCGATGTCTTCGTCCAGGGCAGCGGGGACGTGTTGATCAGCTACGAGAACGAGGCGATCGCCACCGAGCGCGCGGGCAAACCGGTGGAGCACATCAACCCGTCGCAGACGTTCAAGATCGAGAATCCGGTCGCGGTGGTGAGCACCAGCCCGCACCTGGACGCCGCGGTCGCCTTCAAGAACTTCCAGTACACGGCCACGGCGCAGAAGGTGTGGGCGCAGGCGGGCTTTCGGCCGGTCGACCCGGCCGTCGCGGCCGAATTCCGCGGCCAGTTTCCGCTGCCGGCAAAACTGTGGACCATCGGCGACCTCGGCGGTTGGCAGGCCGCGGATCCGCAGTTGTTCGACAAGACCACCGGCAGCATCACCAAGATCTACATGCAGGCCACCGGATGA
- a CDS encoding sensor domain-containing protein — MGSICGIEVSRPAVVAASSGRRRGRGRRWCAAAFLVVLMSATGCSVTVAGAARAPANPTPRSLNGQAVKRVLLGRSALSRIVKEPLEPDPRFPPLFGGPEMLGGADSGRSESCLGVAVMTQRGAYRSANVKDVALTTWRPNAGSAATVTRVQEAAIGLPTAADANALFATFSRQWQECDGKTVPISGGSLPLEVQVSHVQSAVSVVAATISMRWNTARLFSPPSLPAARAVGVRDNCLIEVEVDFFGTSGASPEAQGDINSSALDIAQVMRDKVSALS; from the coding sequence ATGGGAAGTATTTGCGGCATCGAAGTGTCCCGGCCCGCGGTTGTTGCCGCGTCGTCCGGTAGGCGCCGCGGTCGAGGTCGACGTTGGTGCGCAGCAGCCTTTCTGGTCGTCTTGATGTCGGCGACGGGCTGCTCGGTCACGGTCGCCGGCGCGGCGCGGGCACCAGCGAACCCCACGCCGCGATCCCTCAACGGGCAAGCCGTCAAGCGGGTGCTGCTCGGCAGGAGCGCGCTATCGCGCATCGTCAAGGAGCCCCTGGAGCCTGACCCGCGTTTCCCACCGCTCTTCGGGGGTCCCGAGATGTTGGGGGGTGCGGACTCGGGGAGGTCCGAAAGCTGCCTCGGAGTGGCGGTGATGACGCAGCGAGGCGCCTACCGGTCCGCCAATGTGAAAGATGTTGCGCTCACGACATGGCGGCCCAACGCTGGCTCCGCCGCGACGGTGACCAGGGTGCAGGAGGCCGCCATCGGCCTGCCCACGGCTGCCGACGCCAATGCCCTTTTCGCGACGTTCTCCAGGCAGTGGCAGGAATGCGATGGCAAGACGGTGCCCATTTCGGGTGGAAGTCTGCCGCTGGAAGTGCAAGTCAGTCACGTCCAGAGCGCCGTTTCCGTTGTCGCGGCGACTATTTCGATGCGATGGAACACAGCCCGCTTGTTCTCGCCCCCATCGCTTCCCGCCGCCCGGGCCGTCGGCGTGCGGGACAATTGCCTGATCGAAGTCGAGGTCGATTTCTTCGGCACATCCGGCGCGTCGCCGGAAGCGCAGGGGGACATCAACTCCAGCGCGCTGGACATTGCGCAAGTTATGCGAGACAAAGTGAGCGCGCTGAGCTGA
- a CDS encoding phosphoadenylyl-sulfate reductase, with translation MSEQATKRTEAELRDLAARGADELEGASATEVLRWTDRIFGGVNGPRGWATCNYVLTSSMQEAVLIDLASKVRPGVPVVFLDTGYHFAETIGTRDAVESVYDIRVLNIAPEQTVAEQDQLLGRNLFDRDPGECCRLRKVVPLRRVLSGYSAWVTGLRRSEAKTRANAPVIGFDEGFKLVKINPLATWTDEDMQDYIDEHGVLVNPLVYDGYPSIGCAPCTAKPLAGADPRSGRWQGLSKTECGLHAS, from the coding sequence ATGAGTGAACAAGCAACGAAACGAACCGAGGCCGAACTGCGGGACCTGGCGGCGCGGGGCGCCGACGAGCTCGAGGGCGCCAGCGCCACCGAGGTGTTGCGTTGGACCGATCGGATCTTCGGCGGAGTCAACGGTCCGCGCGGCTGGGCCACCTGCAACTACGTGCTGACCTCCAGCATGCAGGAGGCCGTGCTGATCGATCTGGCTTCCAAGGTCCGCCCGGGCGTGCCGGTGGTCTTCCTGGACACCGGCTACCACTTCGCCGAGACCATCGGAACCCGGGACGCGGTCGAATCGGTCTACGACATCCGCGTGCTCAACATCGCCCCCGAGCAGACCGTGGCCGAACAGGATCAGTTGCTGGGGAGGAACCTGTTCGACCGTGACCCGGGCGAGTGCTGCCGGTTGCGCAAGGTGGTACCCCTGCGCCGCGTCCTGAGTGGCTACTCCGCCTGGGTGACCGGGCTGCGCCGGAGCGAAGCGAAAACCCGTGCCAACGCCCCGGTGATCGGCTTCGACGAGGGGTTCAAGCTGGTGAAGATCAACCCCCTGGCCACGTGGACCGACGAGGACATGCAGGACTACATCGACGAGCACGGCGTGCTGGTCAATCCCCTCGTCTACGACGGCTATCCGTCCATCGGCTGCGCCCCCTGCACGGCCAAACCGCTCGCCGGGGCCGATCCGCGCAGCGGGCGCTGGCAGGGGCTGTCGAAGACCGAGTGCGGGCTGCACGCCTCGTAG
- a CDS encoding FAD-dependent oxidoreductase, with the protein MAAPSSAPEATACLIAGGGPAGMVLGLLLARAGVEVTVMEKHADFLRDFRGDTVHASTLRLLDELGLGSRFAQLPHRLIDTVHMEIQNEPVALDLTRLPGAHKHIALVPQWDFLELVATAAEAEPTFRLLRSTEVTGVIRDADRVVGVTYRDQSGQVKDMRAELTVACDGRSSSVRSALGLEPQSFGAPMDVWWFRLPRHPGDPRGLAGVLRAGHAVIVIDRGDYYQIAYIIPKGTDARLRSQGIEALHRALVGMVPWLGDRVATLTSFDDVKLLDVQLNRLRRWYAGGVLLIGDSAHAMSPVGGIGINLAVADAVAAARILAGALRAGRVPTWRLARVQARRWLPTVLLQAAQRVIHANVIAAAVSGNEDSAPLGVRVVGRSAALRRLAGYLVAIGPLPEHAPGFARRRG; encoded by the coding sequence ATGGCTGCCCCGTCGTCCGCGCCCGAGGCGACGGCCTGCCTGATCGCCGGCGGGGGCCCGGCGGGCATGGTGCTGGGCCTGCTGCTGGCTCGCGCCGGCGTCGAAGTCACGGTGATGGAAAAGCACGCCGACTTCCTCCGCGATTTCCGGGGGGACACCGTGCACGCGAGCACATTGCGGCTGCTCGACGAGCTGGGCCTGGGCTCACGGTTCGCCCAGCTCCCGCATCGCCTCATCGACACCGTCCACATGGAGATACAGAACGAACCGGTGGCCCTCGACCTGACCCGTCTGCCCGGCGCGCACAAGCACATCGCCCTGGTGCCGCAGTGGGACTTCTTGGAGCTGGTGGCCACCGCCGCCGAGGCCGAGCCGACCTTCCGGCTGCTGCGCAGCACCGAGGTGACCGGCGTCATCCGGGACGCGGACCGCGTCGTCGGCGTCACCTACCGCGACCAGAGCGGTCAGGTGAAGGACATGCGCGCCGAGCTGACCGTGGCCTGTGACGGTCGCTCCTCCTCGGTGCGCTCGGCGCTCGGCCTCGAACCGCAGAGTTTCGGCGCTCCCATGGACGTGTGGTGGTTCCGGCTGCCCCGCCACCCCGGCGATCCGCGGGGACTGGCCGGCGTGCTGCGGGCCGGGCACGCGGTCATCGTGATCGATCGCGGCGACTACTACCAGATCGCCTACATCATCCCGAAGGGAACCGACGCCCGGCTTCGGTCGCAGGGCATCGAGGCGCTGCACCGGGCGCTGGTCGGCATGGTGCCCTGGCTGGGTGACCGCGTGGCGACGCTGACTTCGTTCGACGACGTGAAACTGCTTGACGTGCAGCTGAATCGGCTTCGGCGCTGGTACGCGGGCGGCGTCCTGCTCATCGGCGACTCCGCGCACGCGATGTCACCGGTCGGCGGGATCGGCATCAACCTCGCGGTGGCGGACGCGGTGGCCGCGGCGCGCATCCTGGCCGGCGCGTTGCGCGCGGGCCGGGTGCCCACCTGGCGGTTGGCCCGGGTGCAGGCGCGTCGTTGGCTGCCCACCGTGCTGCTCCAGGCGGCGCAACGGGTGATCCATGCCAACGTGATAGCCGCGGCGGTCAGCGGAAACGAAGACAGCGCACCGCTGGGTGTGCGGGTGGTGGGCCGGTCGGCCGCACTGCGGCGACTGGCCGGCTACCTCGTGGCAATCGGTCCACTGCCCGAGCACGCACCGGGGTTTGCCCGCCGCCGCGGTTAA
- the cysT gene encoding sulfate ABC transporter permease subunit CysT has product MTAAVTPDPQAIRPELGGNGHLAPSARGSRGSGGTSLRVGVATLWLSVIVLLPLAAIAWQAAGGGWHAFWLAVTSNAALESFRVTLTISAGVTVVNLVFGLVVAWVLVRDDFVGKRVVDAIIDLPFALPTIVASLVMLALYGHNSPVNLHLQHTAWGVAVALAFVTLPFVVRAVQPVLLEIDRETEEAAASLGASGPKVFTSVVLPSLTPSLLSGAGLAFSRAIGEFGSVVLIGGAVPGKTEVSSQWIRTLIENDDRTGAAAISVVLLSISFVVLFILRIVGGRAAKRQELAR; this is encoded by the coding sequence ATGACGGCCGCAGTCACCCCCGACCCGCAGGCAATCAGGCCCGAGCTCGGCGGCAACGGGCACCTCGCGCCGTCGGCGCGAGGTTCGCGCGGATCGGGTGGCACGTCACTGCGGGTAGGCGTGGCGACGCTGTGGCTCTCGGTGATCGTGCTGCTGCCGCTGGCCGCAATCGCATGGCAGGCCGCCGGCGGCGGCTGGCACGCCTTCTGGCTGGCGGTCACTTCAAACGCCGCGCTGGAGTCGTTCCGGGTGACGCTGACCATCTCCGCCGGGGTCACGGTGGTGAACCTGGTCTTCGGCCTGGTGGTCGCCTGGGTGCTGGTGCGGGATGACTTCGTCGGCAAGCGGGTCGTCGATGCCATCATCGACCTGCCGTTCGCGCTGCCGACGATCGTCGCCAGCCTGGTGATGCTGGCCCTCTACGGCCACAACAGCCCGGTGAATCTTCATCTGCAGCACACGGCGTGGGGCGTGGCGGTGGCGCTGGCCTTCGTCACGCTGCCCTTCGTGGTGCGTGCGGTGCAGCCGGTGCTGTTGGAGATCGATCGGGAGACCGAAGAGGCGGCGGCGTCGTTGGGTGCCAGCGGCCCGAAGGTTTTCACGTCGGTCGTGTTGCCGTCGTTGACCCCGTCGTTGTTGTCCGGCGCGGGCCTGGCCTTCTCGCGAGCGATCGGCGAGTTCGGGTCGGTGGTCCTGATCGGTGGCGCGGTACCCGGCAAGACCGAAGTGTCCTCGCAGTGGATACGAACCCTCATCGAGAACGACGACCGCACCGGCGCCGCCGCGATATCCGTCGTGCTGCTGTCGATCTCGTTTGTCGTGCTGTTCATTCTGCGGATCGTGGGTGGGCGCGCGGCCAAGCGTCAGGAGTTGGCCAGGTGA
- a CDS encoding nitrite/sulfite reductase → MTTARPAGAQNKARNEGQWALGDREPLNPNEEMKRAGAPLEVRERIENVYAKAGFDSIDKSDLRGRFRWWGLYTQREQGYDGTFTGDENADLLEAKYFMMRVRCDGGALSAAALRTVGQISTEFGRDTADISDRQNVQMHWIEVENVPEIWRRLADVGLQTAEACGDCPRVILGSPLAGESLDEVLDPTWAIDEIVRRYIGKPDFADLPRKYKTAISGLQDVAHEINDIAFIGVNHPEHGPGLDLWVGGGLSTNPMLAQRVGAWVPLNEVPEVWEAVTSIFRDYGYRRLRSKARLKFLIKDWGVEKFREVLETEYLKRRLIDGPPPEPLKHPIDHIGVQRLKNGLNAVGAAPIAGRVSGSILSAVADLMDRAGSDRIRFTPYQKLVILDIADDKLDEVLAGLDALGLQTQPSYWRRNLMACTGIEYCKLSFAETRGKAQVLVPELERRLEDINAALDVPITVNINGCPNSCARIQVADIGFKGQMVDDGHGGSVEGFQVHLGGSLGLDSGFGRKLRQHKVTSDELGDYIDRVVRNFIKHRSAGERFAQWAIRADEDDLR, encoded by the coding sequence ATGACCACAGCCCGTCCCGCCGGGGCCCAAAACAAGGCTCGCAACGAGGGCCAGTGGGCGCTGGGAGACCGCGAGCCGCTGAACCCCAACGAAGAGATGAAGCGCGCCGGCGCCCCGCTCGAGGTGCGCGAGCGCATCGAGAACGTCTACGCCAAGGCCGGGTTCGACAGCATCGACAAGAGTGACCTGCGTGGGCGCTTCCGCTGGTGGGGGCTCTACACCCAGCGCGAACAGGGCTACGACGGCACGTTCACCGGGGACGAGAACGCCGATCTGCTCGAGGCCAAGTACTTCATGATGCGGGTGCGCTGCGACGGCGGCGCACTGTCGGCCGCCGCGCTGCGCACCGTCGGCCAGATCTCGACCGAGTTCGGGCGGGACACCGCCGACATCTCCGACCGCCAGAACGTGCAGATGCACTGGATCGAGGTCGAAAACGTCCCCGAAATCTGGCGGCGGCTCGCCGACGTGGGCCTGCAGACCGCCGAGGCGTGCGGCGACTGCCCCCGCGTCATCCTGGGCTCACCCCTGGCCGGCGAGTCACTCGACGAGGTGCTCGACCCGACCTGGGCGATCGACGAGATCGTGCGCCGCTACATCGGCAAGCCGGACTTCGCCGACCTGCCGCGCAAGTACAAGACCGCGATCTCGGGCCTGCAGGACGTCGCGCACGAGATCAACGACATCGCCTTCATCGGCGTCAACCATCCCGAGCACGGGCCGGGCCTGGACCTGTGGGTCGGCGGCGGTCTGTCCACCAACCCGATGCTGGCCCAGCGGGTCGGCGCCTGGGTGCCACTGAACGAGGTGCCCGAGGTCTGGGAGGCCGTGACCTCGATATTCCGTGACTACGGCTACCGGCGGCTACGGTCCAAGGCCCGGCTGAAGTTCTTGATCAAGGACTGGGGCGTCGAAAAGTTCCGCGAGGTGCTCGAAACGGAGTACCTCAAGCGGCGGCTGATCGATGGTCCGCCGCCCGAGCCGCTCAAGCATCCGATCGACCACATCGGGGTACAACGGCTCAAGAACGGTCTCAACGCCGTCGGTGCGGCCCCGATAGCCGGACGCGTCTCGGGCAGCATCCTGTCGGCGGTCGCCGACCTGATGGACCGGGCCGGCTCGGACCGGATCCGGTTCACCCCGTACCAGAAGCTGGTCATCCTCGACATCGCCGACGACAAACTCGACGAGGTGCTCGCGGGTCTGGATGCGCTGGGGCTGCAGACCCAGCCGTCCTATTGGCGCCGGAACTTGATGGCGTGCACGGGGATCGAATACTGCAAGTTGTCGTTCGCCGAAACCCGGGGCAAGGCGCAGGTTCTGGTGCCCGAGCTCGAACGCCGGCTCGAGGACATCAACGCCGCGCTCGACGTGCCGATCACAGTCAACATCAACGGTTGTCCGAACTCGTGCGCACGAATTCAGGTGGCTGACATCGGCTTCAAGGGCCAAATGGTCGACGACGGTCATGGGGGCTCCGTCGAGGGCTTTCAGGTGCACCTGGGCGGCAGCCTCGGGCTGGACAGCGGATTCGGGCGAAAACTGCGCCAGCACAAGGTCACCAGCGACGAGCTGGGCGATTACATCGACCGGGTGGTGCGTAACTTCATCAAACACCGCAGTGCGGGAGAACGGTTCGCGCAGTGGGCGATTCGGGCGGATGAGGACGACTTACGATGA
- the cysW gene encoding sulfate ABC transporter permease subunit CysW, translated as MTSGSRVRYLIRFVGLAYVFGLLVVPVTLILWRTFRPGVGQFFDWVSTPAAVSALNLTLLVVAIVVPLNVVFGIPTALVLARNRFRGKGVLQAVIDLPFAVSPVIVGVALILLWGSAGAFGFVEKDLGFKIIFGLPGIVLASVFVTLPFVVREVEPVLHELGTDQEEAAATLGSGWWQTFWRITLPSIRWGLTYGIVLTIARTLGEYGAVIIVSSNLPGKSQTLTLLVSDRYNRGAEYGAYALSTLLMGVAVLVLIFQVILDARRARAAR; from the coding sequence GTGACCTCAGGATCCAGGGTCCGGTACCTGATCCGATTCGTCGGGCTCGCATACGTTTTCGGGTTGCTCGTCGTCCCGGTGACCCTGATCTTGTGGCGGACCTTCCGGCCGGGCGTCGGCCAGTTCTTCGACTGGGTGAGCACGCCCGCTGCGGTGTCGGCGCTCAACCTGACGTTGCTGGTCGTTGCCATCGTGGTGCCGCTGAACGTGGTTTTCGGTATCCCTACCGCGTTGGTGCTCGCCCGCAACAGGTTTCGCGGTAAAGGTGTGCTGCAGGCGGTGATCGATCTGCCCTTTGCGGTGTCGCCGGTCATCGTGGGCGTCGCCCTGATCCTGTTGTGGGGATCGGCGGGCGCGTTCGGTTTCGTCGAGAAGGACCTCGGATTCAAGATCATCTTCGGGCTGCCCGGCATCGTGCTTGCCAGCGTCTTCGTCACCCTGCCGTTCGTCGTGCGCGAGGTGGAACCCGTCCTGCACGAACTGGGGACCGACCAGGAGGAAGCGGCGGCGACCCTGGGATCGGGCTGGTGGCAGACCTTTTGGCGGATCACCCTGCCTTCGATCCGGTGGGGTCTGACCTACGGCATCGTGCTGACGATCGCGCGCACACTCGGCGAGTACGGCGCCGTCATCATCGTGTCGTCGAACCTCCCGGGTAAGTCCCAAACCCTGACGTTGCTCGTCTCGGATCGGTATAACCGCGGCGCCGAATACGGCGCCTACGCGCTCTCGACGTTGCTGATGGGCGTTGCGGTCCTGGTCCTGATTTTCCAGGTGATTTTGGATGCCCGCCGAGCGCGAGCGGCCAGGTAG